TAGAAAGGCAAATAAAATTGCGGACGTAGATGAACAATCAAAAGCTTTGATTGGAGCTTCCAGTGATTTTCAGAAACAATTGAGTACTATAAACGTGCAAATTTCTGTTGTTCATGATTTGCTAAAGTACCTGAACGATCCTAAAAATAAGAAGATAATACCCGCTGGTGCAGTTGGGACTGATAACCAGGGGTTTAGTGATGCAATAAACCAGTACAACACGTTGCTATTAGAGCGTGATAGGCAAAGTATGGTTAGTACGGATAGTAACCCATATATCCAATCATTAGATACGCAGATTGACGGTTACAGAACTATAATTTTAAAGAATATAAACTCTTACCTGAAAGGACTGCAAGTAAGCAAAGAAAACCTTGAGAGTCAGAATAAGAGTTTCAATGGTAAAATCGAGACTGTTCCGTCTCAGGCAAGAATATTTTTAGATTATACAAGAGAACAAACTGTTAAACAAGATCTGTACGTCTTCTTATTACAGAAAAAAGAGGAAACGGCTATATCAAAAACCTCAACGATTTCGACAGCCAGGGTAGTAGATCATGCAAAAAGCGATTATCAACCAGATAAATCTAAAATCAATTTGGTAGTTGTGCTTTTTATACTATTTGGATTTTTAGCACCAATAGCTTATCTCAGTGTAAGAGAGATATTGAATGTGAAGATTATCACAAAACTTGATGTTGAAGAAAATACCAAGATTCCAGTAGTAGGAGAGATTAGTCACAATAAATCAGGAGATAATTTAGTGGTTGATAATAAATCACGTACGATTATTTCCGAGCAATTTAGGGCTTTGAGGACAAATTTGCAATATATATTGGCGGATGAAAAGCCCCAGGTAATGCTTGTATCATCTAGCATGAGTGGCGAAGGCAAATCTTTTATATCACTTAATATTGGTAGCGTGCTATCATTAAGTGGAAAGAAGGTGGTTTTTATTGAACTTGACCTTCGCAAACCTAAATTATCCCAAAATTTAGGTATGGAAAATACTATTGGTTTTTCTAACTATGTGGTGTCAAATAATATGGATATCAACTCGATTATAAAGCCAACGTTTTTTAGCGAAAATTGCTTTGTAATCAGTTCCGGACCTATTCCTCCAAATCCTTCTGAATTATTGTTGAATGATAAACTTGGAATTTTAATTAGTGAATTAAAAAAGAGATTTGATTACATTATAATAGATAGCGCACCAATAGGGCTGGTTTCTGATGCGTTGTTGATAGAGAAATATGTGGACTTATCGCTGTACATTGTTCGTCAACGATATACCCTAAAAATGCAGTTGGATATAGTTAATGATTTGGCAGAGACTAACAGGTTACGTAAAGTTTATTTAGTAATAAATGATATTGACTCTAAATCTGCAGGTTACTATGGGTCTGGTGGCTATGGCTATGGCTATGGTTATGGTTACGGGTATGGTTATGGTGCTGGTTATGGCTATGTTGAGGATTCAAGGCCTAAAGGTAACTGGTTATTCAATTTGTTTCGAAAATAGTTTATAATAGGTTCACTTTCTTAAGTAAGAAGGACCTGGCTTGGATTTTTTCATAGAAAAGTTATTATATTAATAACAAACGATTGTGACTATATAATTCTGGTTTATGTGTAATTAGAAAAGGTTGTTTGTTTTATGGTTGTAGATTAAGATAAATATTGTTTTAGAAAAATTTAATCAGTAATGTTTTATTTTACTTTACAGGTTCTGGATATTAGGCAGGAAACTTCGGATGTTGTTACACTTTGTTTGAAACAACCGGGTTTAAAAAAGATCAAATATTTGCCTGGCCAATATCTTACGCTCGTTTTTAGGATAAATGGCCGCAAGTATAATCGTCCTTATTCGTTCTCGTCTGCTCCCGGGGTCGATCCTCATTTAGAAGTTACTATAAAAAGGGTAAGCGGGGGTATTGTATCAAACCATATTGTTGATTTTCTTAAAATTGGTGATGTGGTGGAAGTTCTGCAGCCAATGGGCGATTTTATATTTGATCCAGCGGTAATTAGCAACGATAAGCATATTATTTTGTGGGGGGCGGGTAGTGGTATAACACCGTTGATATCAATTGCTAAATACATATTGAATCATAAAACAGGCCATAAAGTGAGTTTAATTTATGGTAATAGAAATTCAGAGTCAGTAATTTTTGGAGATAAGATAAATGAGTTAAGGAAGAAACATTATCAGGATTTTAAGACTTGGCATTTTCATTCGAAACTAAAAATATCCGAAACTAATCCTGATGTAATCGAGGGAAGAATAAGCCCTAAAAAGGTGCTTGCTATAATGAAGCAAGAGGTGAACTTGCAAAGTACTGTTCATTATATATGTGGCCCGGCTGGTTTAAAAGAATCAGTTAAAGAGGTTTTGAAAGATATGAAAGTGGAACCTCATCAAATATTTTCAGAGGATTTTGAGGTTGTTTTGAATCAAAAAGACTTTGAAAATATAACTACACAAGTTGTTGAGGTGAAGAAAGATGGGGTCTTTAATAAGGTGGAAGTTGTAAAGGGTAAGAGCATATTAGATGCGGGACTTGATGCCGGTATTGATATAGATTACTCGTGCCAAACAGGAAGTTGTTTGGTTTGCAGAGCAAAACTTTTGACAGGCGAGGTGAAAATGCCCAAGCCTGCCGAAGAGTATGAAAAATTACTCCCCGGTGAATGTCTGTTATGTTGTAGCTATCCTGTGACAGATGATGTCCAAGTTAGTATTTAATGGCACTACTTAACTTAATGAAAATATAGATGAAAGTTGTATTACTAGCTGGCGGGTTAGGAACCCGTTTATCCGAAGAAACAGTTTTAAGGCCGAAGCCTATGGTTGAAATTGGTGGAATGCCAATTTTATGGCATATCATGAAGATATATTCGTCGCACGGATTTAATGATTTTGTTATTTGTTTAGGCTACAAAGGGTATGTAATAAAGGAATATTTTGCGAATTACTTTCTGCACAAGTCAGACGTAACAATTGACCTTAAAGACAATTCCATAAAGGTTCATGATACCCAGGCAGAGCCATGGACGATAACCTTGGTTGATACCGGCAATGAATCTATGACAGGCGGCCGTATTAAACGCATAAAACCCCATGTTGGTAATGAAACCTTTATGCTTACCTATGGCGATGGTGTAAGCAATGTTAATATAACTGAACTGGTTAAATTTCATAAAGAAAAAGGCAAGCTTTGTACAGTGACATCTGTTCAACCTTCAGGTAGGTTTGGTGCAATTAACCTTAACGATGATAATTCGGTGCATTCATTTATGGAGAAACCCAAAGGTGATGGTGCCTGGATAAACGGAGGTTTTTTTGTATGTGAACCTGCTGTTTTTGATTATATAGAAGGTGACAGTACGATATGGGAAAGAGAACCCATGGAAGAAATTGCAAAAGCTGGTGAAATGGTTGCGTTTAATCACGACGGATTTTGGAAGCCAATGGATACGCTGCGTGATAAACAAGAACTTGAGGAAGACTGGACACAACGTAAGGCAAAATGGAAAACCTGGTAATATGTTTAAAGAATTAGAAGCTATATACAAAGGGAAGAAAGTTTTTTTAACAGGACACACCGGAT
The genomic region above belongs to Mucilaginibacter sp. KACC 22773 and contains:
- the rfbF gene encoding glucose-1-phosphate cytidylyltransferase; this encodes MKVVLLAGGLGTRLSEETVLRPKPMVEIGGMPILWHIMKIYSSHGFNDFVICLGYKGYVIKEYFANYFLHKSDVTIDLKDNSIKVHDTQAEPWTITLVDTGNESMTGGRIKRIKPHVGNETFMLTYGDGVSNVNITELVKFHKEKGKLCTVTSVQPSGRFGAINLNDDNSVHSFMEKPKGDGAWINGGFFVCEPAVFDYIEGDSTIWEREPMEEIAKAGEMVAFNHDGFWKPMDTLRDKQELEEDWTQRKAKWKTW
- a CDS encoding GumC family protein; amino-acid sequence: MGIEVPTARNQSFKNTQEEQGFDYKKFVSKIVSNWPLFVVSVIAFSIIGFAYKRYGTANYKVNAMMLVQPDDKSSGGGAMGGLSGLTDISSLFGIPNNAENEVEILKSRTLLNSVVNALQLNVVVSGKGRIKNVELFNEAPFDIIVAAKTDSIIASQYDVRINGDTISIKDSQTNIDIRTKYGRSVNLPQYSLIFVKKNKPIDPRGYSVAINSTESTVESLSKVMSISLSSKTTTTINLSLEYPNAKKGEAILDKLMEIYLKADREIKVQIADSTLAFIDDRLKLVGTQLSGVEKNFEQFRKANKIADVDEQSKALIGASSDFQKQLSTINVQISVVHDLLKYLNDPKNKKIIPAGAVGTDNQGFSDAINQYNTLLLERDRQSMVSTDSNPYIQSLDTQIDGYRTIILKNINSYLKGLQVSKENLESQNKSFNGKIETVPSQARIFLDYTREQTVKQDLYVFLLQKKEETAISKTSTISTARVVDHAKSDYQPDKSKINLVVVLFILFGFLAPIAYLSVREILNVKIITKLDVEENTKIPVVGEISHNKSGDNLVVDNKSRTIISEQFRALRTNLQYILADEKPQVMLVSSSMSGEGKSFISLNIGSVLSLSGKKVVFIELDLRKPKLSQNLGMENTIGFSNYVVSNNMDINSIIKPTFFSENCFVISSGPIPPNPSELLLNDKLGILISELKKRFDYIIIDSAPIGLVSDALLIEKYVDLSLYIVRQRYTLKMQLDIVNDLAETNRLRKVYLVINDIDSKSAGYYGSGGYGYGYGYGYGYGYGAGYGYVEDSRPKGNWLFNLFRK
- a CDS encoding ferredoxin--NADP reductase — encoded protein: MFYFTLQVLDIRQETSDVVTLCLKQPGLKKIKYLPGQYLTLVFRINGRKYNRPYSFSSAPGVDPHLEVTIKRVSGGIVSNHIVDFLKIGDVVEVLQPMGDFIFDPAVISNDKHIILWGAGSGITPLISIAKYILNHKTGHKVSLIYGNRNSESVIFGDKINELRKKHYQDFKTWHFHSKLKISETNPDVIEGRISPKKVLAIMKQEVNLQSTVHYICGPAGLKESVKEVLKDMKVEPHQIFSEDFEVVLNQKDFENITTQVVEVKKDGVFNKVEVVKGKSILDAGLDAGIDIDYSCQTGSCLVCRAKLLTGEVKMPKPAEEYEKLLPGECLLCCSYPVTDDVQVSI